The Agromyces mariniharenae genome includes a window with the following:
- a CDS encoding nuclear transport factor 2 family protein: MASRGAEWVAGYVAAWESNDPEQIGALFTDDAAYLTAPDAEPRRGREAIVAGWLEDLDEPGTWSFDWQILDEHDDFVVVQGRTAYPAEKDYLNLWIIRLAEDGRATEYTEWYMPRAHKD, encoded by the coding sequence ATGGCGAGCAGAGGTGCGGAATGGGTCGCGGGATACGTCGCGGCATGGGAGTCGAACGATCCCGAGCAGATCGGGGCGCTGTTCACGGATGACGCGGCCTACCTGACCGCCCCCGACGCCGAGCCGCGGCGGGGTCGCGAGGCGATCGTGGCGGGCTGGCTCGAGGACCTCGACGAGCCCGGCACGTGGAGCTTCGACTGGCAGATCCTCGACGAGCACGACGACTTCGTCGTCGTGCAGGGACGCACCGCGTACCCGGCCGAGAAGGACTACCTGAACCTGTGGATCATCCGGCTGGCCGAAGATGGCCGCGCCACCGAGTACACCGAGTGGTACATGCCGCGCGCGCACAAGGACTGA
- the recR gene encoding recombination mediator RecR, producing MYEGIVQELIDELGRLPGIGPKSAQRIAFHIVQTEHFDVSRLAEILLEVRDKVRFCEICGNVSEQQTCSICRDPRRDPSLICVVEEAKDVVAIERTREFRGLYHVLGGAISPIDGIGPDELRIRQLMQRLADGTVSEVIIATDPNLEGEATATYLSRLLTTLEIRVTRLASGLPVGGDLEYADEVTLGRAFEGRRTVG from the coding sequence GTGTACGAGGGCATCGTCCAGGAACTGATCGACGAGCTCGGGCGCCTGCCCGGCATCGGCCCGAAGTCGGCGCAGCGCATCGCGTTCCACATCGTGCAGACCGAGCACTTCGACGTGAGCCGCCTCGCCGAGATCCTGCTCGAGGTGCGCGACAAGGTGCGGTTCTGCGAGATCTGCGGCAACGTGTCCGAGCAGCAGACGTGCTCGATCTGCCGCGATCCGCGACGCGACCCCAGCCTCATCTGCGTCGTCGAGGAGGCGAAGGACGTCGTCGCGATCGAGCGCACCCGTGAGTTCCGCGGGCTCTACCACGTGCTCGGCGGCGCGATCAGCCCCATCGACGGCATCGGGCCCGACGAGCTGCGCATCCGCCAGCTCATGCAGCGCCTCGCCGACGGCACGGTGAGCGAGGTCATCATCGCGACCGATCCGAACCTCGAGGGCGAGGCCACGGCGACCTACCTTAGTCGCCTGCTGACCACGCTCGAGATCCGGGTCACCCGCCTCGCGTCCGGCCTCCCGGTCGGCGGCGACCTCGAGTACGCCGACGAGGTCACGCTCGGCCGCGCCTTCGAGGGCCGTCGCACTGTCGGCTGA
- a CDS encoding DNA polymerase III subunit gamma and tau, whose product MVTALYRRYRPETFAEMIGQSQVTEPLMTALRTDRVNHAYLFSGPRGCGKTTSARILARCLNCVEGPTDVPCGICPSCVELSRGGGGSLDVVEIDAASHNGVDDARDLRERAVFAPARDRYKIFILDEAHMVTPQGFNALLKLVEEPPEHVKFIFATTEPDKVLGTIRSRTHHYPFRLVPPGPMLEYVQQLCTEEGVEVAPGVLPLVVRAGGGSPRDTLSLLDQLIAGSEGTTIDYERAVALLGYTHGALLDEVVDAIGAKDAAGAFAAADRVVQTGQDPRRFVEDLLERLRDLIVVAASSPEAAKAVLRGVPDDELARMAAQATAFGPAELSRVADLVNQTLTEMTGATSPRLHLELMLARVLVPSSDDTERGALARVERLERRVGVTDAATDGAGTVPERSAAAPSTAGAPAAPSAAASRASAPPAAAAPAAASEPGAGASEPAAPAASAPPAPAAKPKPVGPVTLQQMRDAWPEVLASLQRTKRSAWMVAFTAQVREFRDDDVLVLAFPSEHDVAGFRGGAPGQSVSELLRAAIAEVLGVTVKFIAKVEGPGRGGAATTPPGAGASAPAGSGTPPVGSGTPPAGSRTSPVGSDTAPAGESSTSASGAPGGGAASAPSARGERRPSSSAAKPVSGPAAPVDTWATVAIPGGDVATDVASAPESSAVLAGGHGGTATAVAAPPAPAPVSARASARSSSPVSAPTAPIDDVPDDADAPPEDEEPPFDPGPAPEIVVEASAPPSAVSRGGSGSAPADGIQRYGEAVVREVLGATFLEEVEAPGRPGFGERG is encoded by the coding sequence GTGGTCACCGCCCTCTATCGCCGCTACCGGCCCGAGACGTTCGCCGAGATGATCGGCCAGTCGCAGGTCACCGAGCCGCTCATGACCGCGCTCCGCACCGATCGGGTCAACCACGCCTACCTCTTCAGCGGCCCCCGCGGGTGCGGCAAGACCACCTCGGCCCGCATCCTCGCGCGCTGCCTCAACTGCGTCGAGGGCCCGACCGATGTCCCGTGCGGCATCTGCCCCAGCTGCGTCGAGCTCTCCCGTGGCGGCGGCGGCTCGCTCGACGTGGTCGAGATCGACGCGGCGAGCCACAACGGCGTCGACGACGCCCGCGACCTGCGCGAGCGCGCCGTGTTCGCGCCCGCGCGCGACCGCTACAAGATCTTCATCCTCGACGAGGCGCACATGGTGACGCCGCAGGGCTTCAACGCGCTGCTCAAGCTCGTCGAGGAGCCGCCCGAGCACGTGAAGTTCATCTTCGCCACGACCGAGCCCGACAAGGTGCTCGGCACCATCCGCTCGCGCACGCACCACTACCCGTTCCGGCTCGTGCCGCCCGGGCCGATGCTCGAGTACGTGCAGCAGCTCTGCACCGAAGAGGGCGTCGAGGTCGCGCCGGGCGTGCTGCCCCTCGTCGTGCGCGCGGGCGGCGGGTCGCCGCGAGACACGCTCTCGCTGCTCGACCAGCTCATCGCCGGCTCCGAGGGCACGACCATCGACTACGAGCGCGCGGTCGCGCTGCTCGGCTACACGCACGGCGCGCTGCTCGACGAGGTGGTCGACGCCATCGGCGCGAAGGACGCGGCGGGTGCCTTCGCCGCGGCCGACCGGGTCGTGCAGACCGGGCAGGACCCGCGCCGCTTCGTCGAAGACCTGCTCGAGCGGCTCCGCGACCTCATCGTGGTCGCCGCGTCGTCGCCCGAGGCGGCGAAGGCGGTGCTGCGCGGCGTGCCCGACGACGAGCTCGCCCGCATGGCCGCGCAGGCCACGGCCTTCGGTCCCGCCGAGCTCTCGCGCGTCGCCGACCTCGTGAACCAGACCCTCACCGAGATGACCGGCGCCACGTCGCCCCGGCTCCACCTCGAGCTCATGCTCGCCCGCGTGCTCGTCCCGTCGAGCGACGACACCGAGCGCGGGGCGCTGGCCCGCGTCGAGCGACTCGAGCGTCGCGTCGGGGTCACGGATGCCGCGACCGACGGCGCGGGCACGGTGCCCGAGCGGTCGGCGGCCGCGCCGTCGACGGCCGGTGCGCCGGCGGCGCCGAGTGCGGCTGCATCGCGGGCTTCGGCACCGCCTGCGGCGGCGGCACCTGCCGCGGCGAGCGAGCCGGGCGCTGGAGCGTCCGAGCCCGCGGCGCCGGCCGCTTCGGCGCCGCCCGCCCCCGCGGCGAAGCCGAAACCGGTCGGTCCGGTCACGCTCCAGCAGATGCGCGACGCCTGGCCCGAGGTCCTCGCCTCGCTCCAGCGAACCAAGCGCAGCGCGTGGATGGTCGCGTTCACGGCGCAGGTGCGCGAGTTCCGCGACGACGACGTGCTCGTGCTCGCGTTCCCGAGCGAACACGACGTCGCCGGCTTCCGCGGCGGCGCCCCCGGCCAGAGCGTCAGCGAGCTCCTGCGGGCGGCGATCGCCGAGGTGCTCGGCGTGACCGTGAAGTTCATCGCCAAGGTCGAGGGGCCCGGCCGCGGCGGTGCGGCAACCACGCCGCCCGGCGCAGGAGCTTCGGCGCCAGCCGGATCGGGCACGCCGCCAGTGGGGTCGGGCACGCCCCCTGCCGGGTCGCGCACGTCGCCCGTCGGATCCGACACCGCTCCGGCGGGGGAGTCCAGCACGTCGGCGTCGGGCGCACCCGGCGGTGGTGCCGCCTCCGCACCGTCGGCCCGCGGGGAGCGTCGACCGTCGTCGAGCGCCGCGAAGCCGGTATCCGGCCCGGCTGCGCCCGTGGACACCTGGGCCACGGTCGCCATCCCGGGCGGCGACGTCGCGACCGATGTCGCGTCCGCGCCCGAGAGCTCCGCGGTCCTGGCGGGTGGCCACGGCGGCACGGCGACCGCGGTCGCTGCACCCCCCGCGCCTGCGCCGGTGTCGGCACGTGCGTCCGCTCGGTCGTCCTCGCCGGTGTCCGCTCCGACGGCACCCATCGACGACGTTCCCGACGATGCCGACGCGCCGCCCGAAGACGAGGAGCCGCCGTTCGACCCGGGCCCGGCACCCGAGATCGTCGTCGAGGCATCCGCCCCGCCGTCGGCCGTGTCGCGCGGCGGATCCGGCTCGGCACCCGCCGACGGCATCCAGCGCTACGGCGAGGCCGTCGTGCGCGAGGTGCTCGGGGCGACGTTCCTCGAAGAGGTCGAGGCGCCGGGCCGCCCCGGCTTCGGGGAGCGCGGGTAG
- a CDS encoding TraR/DksA family transcriptional regulator — translation MTATTMTPAQLARFEARLMAERADAEERLAEFDDAMAEVRTARSDATADDEHDPEGPTMTQEWSQRTAVLADVRAELAEVDRALARIADGSYGICQRCGKRITVGRLDARPTAVLCIDCARLVG, via the coding sequence ATGACGGCGACGACGATGACCCCGGCGCAGCTCGCACGGTTCGAAGCACGGCTCATGGCCGAGCGCGCCGACGCCGAGGAGCGCCTCGCGGAGTTCGACGACGCGATGGCCGAGGTGCGCACCGCCAGGTCCGACGCCACGGCCGACGACGAGCACGACCCCGAGGGTCCGACCATGACGCAGGAGTGGTCGCAGCGCACCGCGGTGCTCGCCGACGTGCGGGCCGAGCTGGCCGAGGTCGACCGCGCCCTCGCCCGCATCGCCGACGGCAGCTACGGCATCTGCCAGCGCTGCGGCAAGCGCATCACGGTCGGGCGGCTCGACGCGCGTCCCACGGCCGTGCTCTGCATCGACTGCGCCCGGCTCGTCGGCTGA
- a CDS encoding MFS transporter, with product MSAATDAATTAAPEAMTHDATDAPRRRLPILALFAAQFFSLSGNAIAMIAVPIIALTETGSPLAAGVAGVFATVPLVIGGALGGVLVDRFGYRLSSIVADVASGLTIIAIPVLWATVGLPFGVLLALVFLGGLLDPPGDTAKTVLVPDLAALARMPLARAAGAQSTVQRTATMVGAGTAGALVALAGPAPALIVDAIGFAISALLVLCFVPRRIARAAATDGSATDGSATGGEGSEDASAKGGFVAGIRFIAVHPLLRAIVLLVTLTNAIDAAGMTVLKPVYATRVLDDPAVLGFMVGCFAAGALAGSALFGLVAHRWSGRPMFAVCFVLAGTPPYLAMALGAPLPVLLPVLAASGLAAGALNPMIATAMYGEVPDGMRARVFGATTAGVAASMPLGALLGGLSVDAFGITATVAGAALLYLVLGGSPLFLRSFSGLTSARAHGSAAAVESATDAPEVAAEASAAQLTPGG from the coding sequence ATGAGCGCCGCGACCGACGCCGCTACGACCGCCGCACCCGAAGCGATGACGCACGACGCGACGGATGCCCCGCGCCGGCGCCTCCCGATCCTCGCGCTCTTCGCTGCCCAGTTCTTCTCGCTCTCGGGCAACGCCATCGCGATGATCGCGGTGCCGATCATCGCGCTCACCGAGACCGGATCGCCGCTCGCGGCCGGCGTCGCCGGCGTGTTCGCGACCGTGCCGCTCGTCATCGGCGGCGCGCTCGGCGGGGTCCTCGTCGACCGCTTCGGATACCGGCTGTCGAGCATCGTCGCCGACGTCGCGAGCGGCCTCACGATCATCGCGATCCCGGTCCTCTGGGCCACGGTCGGCCTGCCGTTCGGCGTGCTGCTCGCGCTCGTATTCCTCGGGGGCCTGCTCGACCCGCCCGGCGACACCGCGAAGACCGTGCTCGTGCCCGACCTGGCCGCCCTGGCACGGATGCCGCTCGCCCGCGCCGCGGGCGCCCAGTCCACCGTCCAGCGCACCGCGACGATGGTCGGGGCGGGCACGGCGGGCGCGCTCGTCGCCCTCGCCGGGCCGGCGCCCGCGCTCATCGTCGACGCGATCGGGTTCGCGATCTCGGCGCTGCTCGTGCTGTGCTTCGTCCCGAGGCGCATCGCGAGGGCGGCGGCGACCGACGGATCGGCGACCGACGGATCCGCGACCGGCGGCGAGGGCTCTGAGGACGCGTCCGCGAAGGGCGGCTTCGTCGCCGGCATCCGCTTCATCGCGGTGCATCCGCTGCTGCGCGCCATCGTGCTGCTCGTCACGCTCACGAACGCGATCGACGCGGCGGGCATGACCGTGCTGAAGCCCGTGTACGCGACCCGCGTGCTCGACGACCCGGCCGTGCTCGGGTTCATGGTCGGATGCTTCGCGGCCGGTGCGCTGGCCGGCTCGGCGCTCTTCGGGCTCGTCGCGCACCGCTGGTCGGGGCGCCCGATGTTCGCCGTCTGCTTCGTGCTCGCCGGCACGCCGCCCTATCTCGCGATGGCGCTCGGCGCGCCGCTGCCCGTGCTCCTGCCGGTGCTCGCGGCATCCGGACTCGCGGCCGGCGCGCTGAACCCGATGATCGCCACCGCCATGTACGGCGAGGTGCCCGACGGCATGCGTGCACGGGTGTTCGGCGCGACGACGGCCGGCGTCGCGGCGTCGATGCCCCTCGGCGCCCTGCTCGGCGGCCTCTCGGTCGACGCGTTCGGCATCACCGCGACGGTCGCGGGCGCCGCGCTGCTCTACCTGGTGCTCGGCGGGAGCCCGCTCTTCCTGCGCTCGTTCTCGGGGCTGACCTCCGCTCGCGCGCACGGGAGCGCGGCTGCCGTCGAATCGGCGACCGATGCGCCCGAGGTCGCGGCCGAGGCATCCGCGGCGCAGCTCACGCCCGGCGGGTGA
- a CDS encoding ArsR/SmtB family transcription factor — translation MAEHGSSIDLHEAGPMRALAHPLRLRILGLLRVEGPKSVGMLVESTGAASGSVSYHLATLAKHGFVVPAPELERDGRERWWRAAHEMTSTRSEEFLDDPERREASDAMRRTVLDSYHRELLEALDAEMTLEPEWVAVSDSSDGAAQLTLEEFRELSAELAAVREKWWAKGREPRPGTRSVRWMTHTFPRTTR, via the coding sequence ATGGCCGAACACGGAAGCTCCATCGACCTCCACGAAGCAGGTCCCATGCGGGCCCTCGCGCATCCGCTGCGACTGCGCATCCTCGGGCTGCTCCGCGTGGAGGGTCCGAAGTCGGTGGGCATGCTCGTCGAGTCGACGGGGGCGGCATCCGGGTCGGTGAGCTACCACCTGGCGACCCTCGCGAAGCACGGCTTCGTGGTGCCGGCGCCAGAGCTCGAGCGCGACGGCCGCGAGCGCTGGTGGCGCGCCGCCCATGAGATGACGAGCACGCGCAGCGAGGAGTTCCTCGACGATCCCGAGCGCCGCGAGGCCTCCGACGCCATGCGCCGCACCGTGCTCGACTCCTACCACCGCGAACTGCTCGAGGCGCTCGACGCCGAGATGACGCTCGAGCCCGAGTGGGTGGCGGTCTCCGACTCGTCCGACGGGGCGGCGCAGCTCACGCTCGAGGAGTTCCGCGAGCTCAGCGCCGAGCTCGCCGCCGTGCGCGAGAAGTGGTGGGCGAAGGGGCGCGAGCCGCGACCCGGCACGCGTTCGGTGCGCTGGATGACCCACACCTTCCCGAGGACCACGCGATGA
- a CDS encoding acetate/propionate family kinase has translation MSVVLVINSGSSSLKYQLIEAEGGTTLATGLIERIGDANGGHAKHRDETTDAAAGTWEADVEVPDHSAAFDVMLDAFAGTGPSLEVNAPVAVGHRVVQGGARFFEPTVITDLVKINIDELAPLAPLHNPANLEGIEAAQRAFPDVPHVAVFDTAFHQTMPPAAYTYAIDRAVAAKHRVRRYGFHGTSHRYVSRAAAEYLGRPIEELRMIVLHLGNGASACAVSGGRSVETSMGMTPLEGLVMGTRSGDIDPAVLPYLQHRAGFDANGIDDLLNKRSGILGLGGHRDMRDLVAASQDGDDAATLALEVYTHRIRSYVGAYAAQLGRVDAIVFTAGVGENAALVREWSLGGLEGFGVEVDVEANRERGSGARRISTDASRVAVLVVPTNEELEIARQTLEVVEA, from the coding sequence GTGAGCGTCGTCCTCGTCATCAACTCGGGCTCCTCGTCGCTGAAGTACCAGCTCATCGAGGCCGAGGGCGGCACGACGCTGGCCACCGGACTCATCGAGCGGATCGGCGACGCGAACGGCGGGCACGCGAAGCACCGCGACGAGACGACGGATGCCGCGGCGGGCACGTGGGAGGCCGACGTCGAGGTGCCCGACCACTCGGCCGCCTTCGACGTGATGCTCGACGCGTTCGCGGGCACCGGACCCTCGCTCGAGGTGAACGCGCCCGTGGCGGTGGGACACCGTGTCGTGCAGGGTGGCGCCCGCTTCTTCGAGCCGACCGTGATCACCGATCTCGTGAAGATCAACATCGACGAGCTCGCGCCGCTCGCGCCGCTGCACAACCCGGCGAACCTCGAGGGGATCGAGGCCGCGCAGCGCGCCTTCCCCGACGTGCCGCACGTCGCGGTGTTCGACACGGCGTTCCACCAGACGATGCCGCCCGCGGCATACACGTACGCCATCGACCGGGCGGTCGCGGCGAAGCACCGCGTGCGGCGGTACGGCTTCCACGGCACGTCGCACCGCTACGTGTCGCGCGCGGCGGCCGAGTACCTCGGCCGGCCGATCGAGGAGCTGCGCATGATCGTGCTGCACCTCGGCAACGGGGCATCGGCCTGCGCCGTCTCGGGTGGACGCTCGGTCGAGACGAGCATGGGCATGACCCCGCTCGAGGGGCTCGTCATGGGCACGCGGTCGGGCGACATCGACCCGGCGGTGCTGCCGTACCTGCAGCACCGCGCCGGCTTCGACGCGAACGGCATCGACGACCTGCTCAACAAGCGCAGCGGCATCCTCGGCCTCGGCGGCCACCGCGACATGCGCGACCTCGTCGCCGCGAGCCAGGACGGCGACGACGCGGCGACGCTCGCGCTCGAGGTGTACACGCACCGCATCCGGTCGTACGTCGGCGCGTACGCGGCCCAGCTCGGGCGCGTCGACGCGATCGTGTTCACCGCGGGCGTCGGCGAGAACGCGGCGCTCGTGCGCGAGTGGTCGCTCGGCGGGCTCGAGGGCTTCGGGGTGGAGGTCGACGTGGAGGCGAACCGCGAGCGGGGGAGCGGGGCGCGGCGCATCTCGACGGATGCCTCGCGGGTCGCGGTGCTCGTCGTGCCGACGAACGAGGAGCTCGAGATCGCGCGGCAGACGCTCGAGGTCGTGGAGGCCTGA
- the pta gene encoding phosphate acetyltransferase: MAHRIYICSAEGNTGKSTVALGVLDTLARRATRVGVFRPIARTTEERDYVLELLLAHDGVVPLEYEDAVGVTYDDVHADPDQALATIVRRFKAVEERCDAVVIIGSDYTDVGSPTELGFNARIAANLGAPVLLVLGGRVGQGRAPSERLGHADSRTADELAQLTELAIEELAREHASILGIVVNRADPDRLAEIVEQVGSAARWDIDAVTGRQALAKESIAVWAIPEDPFLVAPSMRAIMRAVEGELYAGDPDLLEREALGVVIAAMSMDHALERLIEGSVVVVPADRSEVLLGVLTAHASATFPSIAGIVLNGGFPLSDAVERLIEGLKAGLPIIRTELDTYHTALAITQTRGRLAADSQRKRDTALALFEKHVDEQALLDLLDVARPEVVTPLMFEYGLLERARRERKHIVLPEGYDDRILRAAATLLARDVADLTILGEEIEIRSRAIGLGLDISRATVLSNHDHVLVYRFADEYHRRRQHKGVTLEQARETVQDVSYFGTMMVALGLADGMVSGAVHTTAHTIRPAFEIIKTRPGVDVVSSVFLMALADRVLVYGDCAIVPMPTAEQLADIAISSAATAARFGIEPRVAMLSYSTGESGSGEDVEKVRRATELVRERAPELAVEGPIQYDAAADAAVARTKLPESDVAGRATVFIFPDLNTGNNTYKAVQRSAGAVAIGPVLQGLNKPINDLSRGALVQDIVNTVAITAIQAADAS; encoded by the coding sequence GTGGCGCACCGCATCTACATCTGCTCGGCCGAGGGCAACACGGGCAAGTCCACCGTCGCGCTCGGCGTGCTCGACACCCTCGCCCGGCGGGCGACCCGCGTCGGCGTGTTCCGGCCGATCGCCCGCACGACCGAGGAGCGGGACTACGTGCTGGAGCTGCTGCTCGCGCACGACGGCGTCGTGCCGCTCGAGTACGAGGACGCCGTCGGCGTCACCTACGACGACGTGCACGCCGATCCCGACCAGGCGCTCGCCACGATCGTGCGGCGGTTCAAGGCCGTCGAGGAGCGCTGCGACGCGGTCGTGATCATCGGCTCCGACTACACGGATGTCGGGAGCCCGACCGAGCTGGGCTTCAACGCGCGCATCGCCGCCAACCTCGGCGCCCCCGTGCTGCTCGTGCTCGGCGGTCGCGTCGGCCAGGGCCGCGCGCCGTCGGAGCGCCTCGGCCATGCGGACTCCCGCACGGCCGACGAGCTCGCCCAGCTGACCGAGCTCGCCATCGAGGAGCTCGCCCGCGAACACGCGAGCATCCTCGGCATCGTGGTGAACCGCGCCGACCCCGACCGGCTCGCCGAGATCGTCGAGCAGGTGGGCTCGGCGGCGCGCTGGGACATCGACGCGGTGACCGGACGGCAGGCGCTCGCCAAGGAGTCCATCGCGGTGTGGGCGATCCCCGAGGACCCGTTCCTCGTGGCGCCGTCGATGCGCGCGATCATGCGCGCCGTCGAGGGCGAGCTGTACGCGGGCGATCCCGACCTGCTCGAGCGCGAGGCGCTCGGCGTGGTGATCGCCGCGATGTCGATGGACCACGCGCTCGAACGCCTCATCGAGGGCTCGGTCGTGGTCGTGCCGGCCGACCGCAGCGAGGTGCTGCTCGGGGTGCTCACGGCGCACGCGTCCGCGACCTTCCCATCGATCGCGGGCATCGTGCTGAACGGCGGCTTCCCGCTGTCCGACGCGGTGGAGCGGCTCATCGAGGGCCTGAAGGCCGGGCTGCCGATCATCCGCACCGAGCTCGACACGTACCACACGGCGCTCGCCATCACGCAGACCCGCGGACGGCTGGCCGCCGATTCGCAGCGCAAGCGCGACACCGCCCTGGCGCTCTTCGAGAAGCACGTCGACGAGCAGGCGCTCCTCGACCTGCTCGACGTGGCCCGGCCCGAGGTCGTGACGCCGCTCATGTTCGAGTACGGGCTGCTCGAGCGGGCCCGCCGCGAGCGCAAGCACATCGTGCTGCCCGAGGGCTACGACGATCGCATCCTGCGCGCCGCGGCGACGCTGCTCGCGCGCGACGTCGCCGACCTCACGATCCTCGGCGAGGAGATCGAGATCCGCTCGCGGGCCATCGGGCTCGGCCTCGACATCTCGCGCGCCACGGTGCTCTCGAACCACGACCACGTGCTCGTCTACCGGTTCGCCGACGAGTACCACCGGCGGCGCCAGCACAAGGGCGTGACGCTCGAGCAGGCGCGCGAGACCGTGCAGGACGTGTCGTACTTCGGCACCATGATGGTCGCGCTGGGGCTCGCCGACGGCATGGTCTCGGGTGCGGTGCACACGACGGCCCACACCATCCGGCCGGCGTTCGAGATCATCAAGACACGACCCGGCGTCGACGTCGTGTCGAGCGTGTTCCTCATGGCGCTCGCCGACCGCGTGCTCGTCTACGGCGACTGCGCCATCGTGCCCATGCCCACCGCCGAGCAGCTCGCCGACATCGCGATCTCGTCGGCTGCGACCGCCGCCCGGTTCGGCATCGAGCCGCGCGTCGCGATGCTGTCGTACTCGACCGGGGAGTCCGGCTCGGGCGAAGACGTCGAGAAGGTCCGCCGCGCGACCGAGCTCGTGCGCGAGCGCGCCCCCGAGCTCGCGGTCGAGGGTCCGATCCAGTACGACGCCGCCGCCGACGCAGCGGTCGCGCGCACGAAGCTCCCCGAGTCCGATGTCGCCGGCCGGGCGACCGTGTTCATCTTCCCCGACCTCAACACGGGCAACAACACGTACAAGGCGGTGCAGCGCTCGGCGGGCGCGGTGGCGATCGGGCCGGTGCTGCAGGGCCTCAACAAGCCGATCAACGACCTCTCCCGCGGCGCGCTCGTGCAGGACATCGTGAACACCGTGGCCATCACGGCGATCCAGGCGGCGGATGCCTCGTGA
- a CDS encoding GNAT family N-acetyltransferase has protein sequence MTGERPDAAVGEPRAADTAPAQPFIRPYRREDRDAVFEICLRTAAGGGDATGVYSDDALMPEVFALPYVEYAPDLAFVVDDGKGRALGYILGVADTRAFVEWWTREWGPAFRTRHPHAGPPTGRNPGYTEEQLLAAGADPNRMLIPEVDAYPAHLHIDLLPDLQGQGFGRRLIDTLRAALAEQGVAAVHLGMDPANTAARAFYDRLGFHELPSSRPDAPLLGIATS, from the coding sequence GTGACGGGCGAGCGCCCGGATGCCGCGGTCGGCGAGCCGCGCGCCGCGGACACGGCCCCGGCGCAGCCGTTCATCCGTCCCTACCGTCGCGAGGACCGCGACGCGGTGTTCGAGATCTGCCTGCGCACGGCCGCGGGCGGCGGCGACGCGACCGGCGTGTACTCCGACGACGCGCTGATGCCCGAGGTGTTCGCGCTGCCGTACGTCGAGTACGCGCCCGACCTCGCGTTCGTCGTCGACGACGGGAAGGGGCGTGCGCTCGGCTACATCCTCGGCGTGGCCGACACCCGGGCGTTCGTGGAGTGGTGGACGCGGGAGTGGGGCCCGGCGTTCCGCACGCGGCATCCGCACGCAGGACCTCCGACCGGCCGGAACCCGGGCTACACCGAGGAGCAGCTGCTCGCGGCGGGCGCCGACCCGAACCGGATGCTCATCCCCGAGGTCGACGCGTACCCGGCGCACCTGCACATCGACCTGCTGCCCGACCTGCAGGGACAGGGCTTCGGGCGACGGCTCATCGACACGCTGCGGGCCGCACTCGCCGAGCAGGGGGTCGCGGCCGTGCACCTCGGCATGGACCCGGCGAACACCGCCGCGCGGGCGTTCTACGACCGGCTCGGGTTCCACGAGCTTCCGTCGAGCCGGCCCGACGCGCCGCTGCTGGGCATCGCGACGAGCTGA